A section of the bacterium genome encodes:
- the nuoD gene encoding NADH dehydrogenase (quinone) subunit D, translating to MEESRTETLMLNVGPHHPSTHGVLRVIVELDGERVVDLKPDLGFLHRGVEKLAESKTYHQFIPVTDRLDYMAASYNNFAYCLAVEKLLGLEVPRRAQYIRVLIGELNRIFSHLFWLGTHAHDLGAMTPIFYALREREEIMNLLEMCCGGRLTQTYFRIGGVAADLPEGFVEKVRQFTSHFPKRVEEYETLLTDNPIWKERAVGVGVLSKQEAIAMGASGPMARGSGLALDVRKTNPYSSYEDFDFEIPVFQEGDVYSRYLVRMEEMRQSTRIIDQVLDHLPDGPYLAEAPKLVPPPKERTLTEIEALIHHFILYEEGFKPPVGEVYACVESPRGEMGYYLISDGSPKPFRLKIRPPAFVNLESLATMTRGRLLADLIAILSSVDIVLAEIDR from the coding sequence ATGGAAGAGTCACGAACAGAGACCTTGATGTTGAATGTGGGTCCTCATCATCCCAGCACCCACGGGGTTCTGAGGGTGATCGTGGAGCTGGACGGGGAGAGGGTGGTTGATCTGAAGCCCGATCTAGGATTTCTGCACCGCGGGGTGGAAAAACTGGCGGAGTCCAAGACCTACCACCAGTTCATACCTGTCACGGACCGTCTGGATTACATGGCAGCCTCTTACAACAACTTCGCTTACTGCCTGGCGGTGGAAAAGCTCCTGGGGCTGGAGGTACCCCGCAGGGCTCAATATATAAGGGTCCTTATAGGAGAGCTCAACAGGATCTTCAGCCATCTTTTCTGGCTGGGCACCCACGCACACGATCTGGGGGCCATGACTCCTATCTTTTATGCCCTTCGTGAGCGGGAGGAAATAATGAACCTCCTGGAGATGTGCTGCGGGGGGAGACTCACACAGACCTATTTCAGAATCGGAGGGGTTGCGGCTGATCTCCCGGAGGGCTTCGTGGAGAAGGTGAGGCAGTTCACCAGCCATTTTCCAAAACGGGTTGAGGAATATGAAACCCTCCTTACGGACAATCCCATCTGGAAGGAGAGGGCCGTGGGGGTGGGCGTTTTGTCCAAGCAGGAGGCCATTGCCATGGGAGCCAGCGGACCCATGGCACGAGGCTCGGGATTGGCTCTGGATGTGAGAAAGACAAACCCTTATTCCAGCTATGAAGATTTTGATTTCGAGATTCCGGTATTTCAGGAAGGGGATGTTTATAGCCGATACCTTGTGCGCATGGAAGAGATGCGGCAAAGCACCAGGATCATAGATCAGGTACTGGATCACCTGCCTGATGGACCCTATCTGGCTGAGGCGCCCAAGCTGGTTCCGCCTCCCAAAGAGAGAACCCTTACTGAGATAGAGGCGCTCATACACCACTTCATACTCTATGAAGAGGGATTCAAACCCCCTGTAGGCGAGGTCTATGCATGTGTGGAGTCTCCAAGGGGGGAGATGGGCTACTATTTGATCAGCGACGGAAGCCCCAAACCCTTTAGGTTGAAAATAAGGCCACCGGCTTTTGTGAACCTGGAGTCGTTGGCCACCATGACCAGGGGAAGGCTGCTGGCAGACCTTATAGCCATTTTGAGCAGCGTGGATATAGTCCTGGCAGAGATAGATCGCTGA
- a CDS encoding NADH-quinone oxidoreductase subunit C yields MSEEPKAVEKLQEKFPEAVKEVGEFRGQSWVVVPREDLLKVCEFLRDDPDLNFDFLSFVCGVDYFPREPRFEVVYQLYSTKTHSRFRLKTRVSSQDATVPSVTSIWPTADWHERETFDLMGINFQGHPDLRRILLPADWVGHPLRKDYPLRGPESIS; encoded by the coding sequence ATGAGCGAGGAGCCAAAAGCAGTGGAGAAGCTCCAAGAGAAATTTCCCGAAGCCGTAAAGGAGGTTGGGGAGTTTCGTGGTCAAAGCTGGGTGGTTGTTCCCAGGGAGGATTTGCTGAAGGTCTGCGAATTTTTGAGGGACGACCCAGATTTGAACTTCGACTTTCTCTCTTTTGTTTGTGGCGTGGATTATTTCCCCAGAGAGCCTCGCTTCGAGGTGGTGTATCAGCTCTATTCCACAAAGACTCACAGCAGGTTCAGGCTCAAGACGAGAGTGAGTTCCCAGGATGCAACGGTGCCCTCTGTGACGTCCATCTGGCCCACGGCCGACTGGCATGAAAGAGAGACCTTCGACCTCATGGGAATAAATTTTCAGGGCCATCCGGACCTTCGCAGGATCCTGCTTCCGGCGGACTGGGTGGGACATCCCCTTCGCAAGGACTATCCTCTGCGGGGGCCCGAAAGCATATCCTGA
- a CDS encoding NADH-quinone oxidoreductase subunit B family protein gives MGVKGEGQGSVILTQLEWLVNWGRKSSMWPLGFGLACCALEMIATAGGSRFDIARFGMEVFRPSPRQADLMIVAGTVSKKMLPAVLRLYEQMADPKWVIAMGACASTGGVFDTYAVVQGIDRYLPVDVYIPGCPPRPEALLHGILRLHDMVQKGIARGASLRG, from the coding sequence ATGGGAGTAAAGGGCGAGGGGCAGGGGTCGGTCATCCTCACGCAGTTGGAGTGGTTGGTCAATTGGGGCCGCAAGTCTTCCATGTGGCCATTGGGCTTCGGGCTTGCCTGTTGCGCTTTGGAAATGATAGCCACAGCAGGTGGAAGCCGTTTCGACATAGCTCGCTTCGGGATGGAGGTATTCAGGCCCTCGCCAAGGCAGGCGGATCTGATGATCGTGGCAGGGACCGTGAGCAAGAAGATGCTCCCCGCTGTCTTAAGGCTTTATGAACAGATGGCTGATCCCAAGTGGGTCATTGCCATGGGGGCTTGCGCCTCCACGGGTGGAGTGTTCGATACTTACGCTGTGGTTCAAGGCATAGATCGCTACCTGCCAGTGGACGTTTACATCCCGGGCTGTCCACCTCGGCCTGAAGCCCTGTTGCATGGGATATTGCGTTTGCATGACATGGTGCAGAAGGGCATCGCCCGCGGGGCGAGCCTTCGGGGGTGA
- the ndhC gene encoding NADH-quinone oxidoreductase subunit A — MPSQYLPIFLFLVVNVAVAALIILLSTYLAKRRPTSQKLMPYECGMDPIGSARRRFSVKFFVIAMLFIIFDIEAVFLYPWAVIFEDLRLFGLIEMVIFIAVLLLGLFYVWRKGALEWE, encoded by the coding sequence ATGCCCTCGCAATATTTACCCATTTTTCTTTTTTTGGTTGTAAATGTGGCCGTGGCGGCCCTAATCATCTTGCTTTCCACATATCTCGCAAAGCGAAGACCCACCTCCCAGAAGCTCATGCCTTATGAATGCGGCATGGACCCTATTGGGAGTGCCAGGAGGCGTTTCTCGGTCAAGTTTTTCGTAATAGCAATGCTTTTCATCATCTTCGACATAGAGGCTGTGTTCCTGTACCCGTGGGCAGTGATCTTCGAGGATTTAAGGCTTTTCGGCCTCATTGAGATGGTCATCTTTATTGCCGTGCTTTTGCTGGGGCTCTTTTATGTCTGGAGGAAAGGGGCACTGGAATGGGAGTAA
- the yihA gene encoding ribosome biogenesis GTP-binding protein YihA/YsxC, giving the protein MVWARQVGLIAVASKPTQYPRTGLPEVAFAGRSNVGKSSLINAMVGRKGMAKTSQVPGKTRLIHFYQVDRLFVLVDLPGYGYARVPESVRKTWRPMVETYLMQRKELRLVVCLLDVRRTPAEMDLQLKGWLEAQGIPFLFVATKLDKLSRGQAATRLKEIARSMNISPELILGFSSLTGEGKRELRRAIVEVVSDRRGLGLEPPLE; this is encoded by the coding sequence TTGGTCTGGGCCAGGCAGGTGGGATTGATAGCTGTAGCCTCCAAACCTACCCAATATCCTCGCACGGGACTTCCGGAGGTGGCCTTTGCGGGCCGATCCAATGTGGGTAAATCCTCCTTGATCAATGCCATGGTGGGCAGAAAGGGAATGGCCAAAACCAGTCAGGTCCCAGGCAAGACCAGACTGATTCACTTCTACCAGGTGGACAGGCTCTTCGTTCTGGTGGATCTGCCTGGGTACGGATACGCCAGGGTGCCGGAGTCCGTAAGAAAGACATGGAGACCCATGGTGGAAACCTACCTGATGCAAAGAAAAGAACTGAGGCTCGTGGTCTGCCTGTTGGATGTAAGAAGGACACCGGCTGAAATGGATTTACAACTCAAGGGTTGGCTGGAGGCCCAAGGGATCCCTTTTTTGTTTGTGGCCACAAAATTGGATAAGCTCTCCAGGGGGCAGGCAGCAACAAGACTCAAGGAGATTGCCCGGAGCATGAACATTTCCCCAGAGTTAATCCTGGGGTTTTCATCCCTCACAGGAGAAGGGAAAAGAGAGCTTAGAAGGGCCATTGTGGAGGTGGTCTCAGACCGCAGGGGCTTGGGCCTGGAACCTCCCCTGGAGTGA
- a CDS encoding pyridoxal phosphate-dependent aminotransferase produces the protein MISSRALEIPPFIVMDVLERAKAMERQGLDVVHLEVGEPDFDTPSCIVDAAVEAMRAGKTHYTHSQGLYELREAISEYYKERYQVQVDPDRVVVTAGTSPALLLAFASLLEPGDEVLLSNPHYACYPHFIRFLGGRPVFVAVEEQDGFQLDPQKIMRAMTPRTKAILVNSPSNPTGNLLDPDRLEAIGQMGPTVISDEIYHGLVYGGREHSILEFTDRAIVLNGFSKLYAMTGWRLGYLILPWELVRPIQKIHQNFFISANDFGQWAAIAALRKAQRDVERMRLIYDERRQYLIPKLKELGFGIQVEPTGAFYVLANAKAFSQNSYELAFDILEKARVGVAPGIDFGSNAEGYLRFSYAASLERIQEGMARLGRYLRQRRN, from the coding sequence ATGATTTCATCTCGAGCCTTGGAAATTCCTCCCTTTATAGTAATGGATGTCCTGGAACGTGCAAAAGCAATGGAAAGGCAAGGTTTGGATGTGGTGCACCTGGAGGTGGGGGAGCCGGATTTTGACACCCCCTCATGCATAGTGGATGCAGCAGTAGAGGCCATGCGTGCTGGGAAGACCCATTACACTCACTCTCAAGGTCTTTACGAGCTGAGGGAGGCCATAAGTGAATATTACAAGGAGCGCTACCAAGTACAAGTGGACCCTGACAGGGTGGTGGTCACGGCGGGTACCTCACCCGCACTGCTTTTGGCCTTTGCATCGCTTCTGGAGCCCGGGGATGAGGTGCTGCTTTCCAATCCCCATTATGCCTGTTACCCGCATTTCATTAGGTTTCTGGGGGGCAGGCCCGTTTTTGTGGCAGTAGAGGAGCAGGACGGTTTCCAGTTGGATCCCCAGAAGATCATGCGTGCCATGACCCCAAGGACAAAAGCCATCTTGGTCAACTCGCCATCCAACCCCACCGGGAACCTTCTGGACCCGGATCGTCTGGAAGCCATAGGACAGATGGGCCCCACCGTGATCTCGGATGAGATCTATCATGGCCTGGTGTATGGTGGTAGGGAGCATTCCATACTGGAGTTCACGGATCGGGCCATAGTACTCAATGGCTTTTCCAAGCTCTATGCCATGACGGGCTGGAGGTTAGGATATCTCATCCTGCCCTGGGAACTAGTGAGGCCCATACAGAAGATCCACCAGAATTTCTTCATCTCGGCCAATGATTTTGGCCAGTGGGCGGCCATAGCTGCCCTCAGGAAGGCTCAGCGGGATGTGGAGCGCATGAGGCTGATCTATGATGAAAGACGTCAATATCTCATCCCCAAGCTTAAGGAACTGGGCTTCGGTATCCAGGTGGAACCTACGGGAGCCTTCTATGTGTTGGCCAATGCCAAGGCCTTTTCCCAGAATTCATACGAACTGGCCTTTGACATTCTGGAGAAGGCCAGGGTAGGGGTAGCCCCTGGCATAGATTTTGGAAGCAATGCTGAGGGGTATTTGCGATTCTCCTATGCCGCATCTTTGGAGCGCATCCAGGAAGGGATGGCAAGGCTGGGCAGGTACCTCAGGCAAAGACGAAATTGA
- a CDS encoding response regulator, whose amino-acid sequence MFRAGERRVLVVDDDPGVLSLLRHTMETVGYEVHTAPNGKEALRLWLENYYAMVITDLVLAASEGVDLVRRIREVDQRVPILAITGFGQEVAQEALDAGADHVLRKPFHLFEVRELMRRLMD is encoded by the coding sequence ATGTTTCGTGCAGGTGAAAGACGGGTGCTGGTAGTGGACGACGATCCAGGGGTCTTGAGCCTGCTTAGGCACACCATGGAGACCGTGGGTTACGAGGTTCATACTGCTCCCAACGGGAAAGAAGCTTTAAGGCTTTGGCTTGAGAACTATTATGCCATGGTGATAACGGATCTGGTCCTGGCTGCATCAGAAGGCGTAGATCTTGTGCGCAGGATAAGGGAAGTGGACCAAAGGGTGCCCATCTTGGCGATCACAGGCTTCGGCCAGGAGGTGGCCCAAGAGGCCTTGGACGCCGGAGCGGATCATGTGCTCAGAAAGCCCTTTCATCTCTTCGAGGTCAGGGAACTGATGAGACGCCTCATGGATTGA